A genomic segment from Triticum dicoccoides isolate Atlit2015 ecotype Zavitan chromosome 1A, WEW_v2.0, whole genome shotgun sequence encodes:
- the LOC119293687 gene encoding uncharacterized protein LOC119293687 isoform X2 produces MRGGGRGGGGGGRGQQQQARGAAAAGDGAEIPQASRKLVQGLKGILADRTEAEIYATLLDCAMDPDVAVERLISQDPFHEVRRKRSNKKEVKAPQETRSRPFYKPAYRGSKVGSDRGGRVYSGPGDSTASAKGPIKKETELLPPPNTSTSDAVKDSNPMETISEAGNLADAKSTSFQPPQVQHGWGGVPGRPSLAEIVKMGRPQAKSGARPVANNAAKPVGGSVAANANLNTVLPSEGDRVTAEKLPNGTIQSPSVPKEDSVGILPPGQGSDVPEGIGAASANVSAPRSFTLEVKNDDAGDANEQTKETSGSNATGLTSPGPLSPSDKGTILNNDLIEKTDVYLSDEHSFEHNQNSNGDMSTTAYELEHLTIHEENRPKPSDDNPAVIIPGHLQVSNADFAHLTFGSFVSGTLDAPCSMMPANSDVEVAAVPDNQSGDQCDARIHEFENKETVTPAANEYIASAPDSNAENPDITSAQQSEVGRADSLDVTNNTEYNLSSDYATSSAVQPEPTVQTYLQDNRQMQNISPLSNFMQGNMPNGLLPPAIPPFRELDPAFSLLLTNPPLATMVHGTPQSSVNNATVPSQPQENVNQGGLSNPQLTHSQGSTGIAPGPPLPHHLAALHPYAQGGLPLGYASMIGYPSLPQSYAYLPPAAYQQPYMNSGLFHQGAAAAPNSGVKYPMPQYKSSVPLGSLPQPASMLSNYVGGFGTANGMPQNFALNQSNPSATTAPGFDGAMPSQYKDGNPYMSLQQGENPAMWMHGAGSRGMPPLAANPLYGYQGQQGYQGQQGHQGGLRQGQMPSQYGAALGQSQPGLGPEHRNPSDGNLSAAAAAQANQMWPNGY; encoded by the exons ATGAGGGGCGGCGGccggggaggagggggcggcgggagggggcagcagcagcaggcccgcggggccgcggcggcgggggacGGGGCGGAGATCCCGCAGGCCTCGCGGAAGCTCGTGCAGGGGCTCAAGGGGATCCTCGCCGACCGCACCGAGGCCGAGATCTACGCCACGCTCCTCGACTGCGCCATGGACCCCGACGTCGCCGTCGAGCGCCTCATCTCCCAAG ATCCCTTCCATGAAGTGAGGAGAAAGCGTAGCAACAAAAAGGAG GTAAAAGCTCCTCAGGAAACAAGGTCTCGCCCCTTCTATAAACCTGCATACCGAGGTTCTAAGGTTGGCTCGGATCGAGGTGGACGTGTTTACTCTGGTCCGGGAG ACTCAACTGCTAGCGCTAAAGGTCCTATCAAGAAGGAAACAGAGTTACTTCCGCCACCAAACACATCAACCTCTGATGCTGTCAAGGATAGCAATCCTATGGAAACAATTTCAGAAGCTGG TAATTTAGCTGATGCGAAGTCTACCAGTTTCCAGCCTCCGCAAGTGCAGCATGGTTGGGGTGGGGTGCCAGGGCGCCCTTCTTTGGCTGAAATAGTGAAGATGGGCAGGCCTCAAGCTAAATCTGGGGCCAGACCGGTTGCAAATAATGCTGCCAAGCCAGTTGGTGGTTCAGTCGCTGCCAATGCAAATCTTAACACAGTTTTGCCGTCAGAAGGGGACCGTGTCACAGCTGAGAAATTACCAAATGGCACTATTCAGTCCCCCTCTGTACCTAAGGAGGACTCTGTTGGCATATTACCTCCAGGACAGGGGTCTGATGTGCCAGAAGGCATTGGTGCTGCTTCCGCAAATGTGAGCGCACCAAGATCATTTACCCTGGAGGTCAAGAATGACGACGCTGGAGATGCCAACGAGCAAACTAAGGAGACAAGTGGAAGCAATGCCACTGGCCTAACATCTCCAGGACCATTATCCCCGTCTGATAAAGGCACGATCTTGAATAATGACTTGATAGAGAAAACAGATGTCTATCTCTCTGATGAACATTCATTTGAACACAACCAAA ATTCAAATGGTGATATGTCTACTACAGCGTATGAGTTGGAACACTTGACTATACATGAGGAAAACAGACCAAAACCATCTGATGATAACCCAGCTGTAATAATCCCAGGCCATCTTCAGGTTTCCAATGCAGATTTTGCGCACTTGACATTCGGTAGTTTTGTGTCTGGGACACTTGATGCGCCATGCTCCATGATGCCTGCCAATAGTGACGTGGAGGTCGCAGCAGTTCCTGATAACCAGTCAGGGGACCAATGTGATGCCAG AATCCACGAATTTGAAAACAAGGAGACAGTAACTCCTGCAGCCAACGAGTACATTGCTTCTGCACCAGATAGTAATGCAGAGAATCCTGATATTACATCAGCACAACAGTCTGAAGTGGGAAGAGCTGATTCACTGGATGTTACAAACAACACCGAATACAATTTATCATCTGATTATGCCACGTCAAGTGCAGTACAACCAGAGCCTACCGTGCAGACTTATCTGCAGGACAATCGTCAAATGCAAAACATTTCTCCCCTCTCTAACTTCATG CAAGGAAATATGCCAAATGGCCTATTGCCACCAGCAATACCGCCTTTCCGTGAGTTGGATCCAGCATTCTCGCTGCTGCTTACTAACCCTCCATTGGCTACAATGGTTCATGGTACACCACAATCGTCCGTGAACAATGCAACTGTTCCTTCACAGCCACAAGAG AATGTTAATCAAGGTGGTTTATCCAACCCACAGTTGACCCACTCTCAGGGAAGCACCGGCATTGCTCCAGGTCCTCCTTTGCCTCACCATCTTGCTGCGCTTCATCCTTATGCTCAAGGAGGTCTTCCCCTTGGATATGCAAGCATGATCGGATACCCATCTTTACCGCAAAGCTATGCGTATCTCCCGCCTGCTGCCTATCAGCAACCATACATGAACAGCGGTCTATTCCACCAAGGCGCAGCTGCAGCTCCCAACTCGGGCGTAAAATACCCAATGCCACAATACAAGAGCAGTGTTCCTCTTGGGAGCCTTCCACAGCCAGCCTCGATGCTCTCCAACTACGTTGGAGGTTTCGGGACTGCAAATGGCATGCCTCAAAACTTTGCCCTGAACCAAAGCAATCCGTCGGCAACCACAGCTCCTGGGTTTGATGGAGCAATGCCCTCCCAATACAAGGATGGAAACCCCTACATGTCTCTACAGCAG GGCGAGAACCCTGCAATGTGGATGCATGGAGCTGGTTCGCGAGGAATGCCGCCTCTTGCTGCCAACCCCTTGTATGGCTATCAAGGGCAGCAAGGCTACCAGGGGCAGCAGGGCCATCAGGGCGGCCTTAGGCAGGGGCAGATGCCGTCGCAGTACGGCGCAGCGCTCGGGCAGTCGCAGCCAGGCCTAGGACCTGAACACCGAAACCCCAGCGACGGAAACTtgagtgctgccgccgccgcccaggCTAACCAAATGTGGCCGAATGGCTACTGA
- the LOC119293687 gene encoding uncharacterized protein LOC119293687 isoform X1, whose translation MRGGGRGGGGGGRGQQQQARGAAAAGDGAEIPQASRKLVQGLKGILADRTEAEIYATLLDCAMDPDVAVERLISQDPFHEVRRKRSNKKEVKAPQETRSRPFYKPAYRGSKVGSDRGGRVYSGPGDSTASAKGPIKKETELLPPPNTSTSDAVKDSNPMETISEAGNLADAKSTSFQPPQVQHGWGGVPGRPSLAEIVKMGRPQAKSGARPVANNAAKPVGGSVAANANLNTVLPSEGDRVTAEKLPNGTIQSPSVPKEDSVGILPPGQGSDVPEGIGAASANVSAPRSFTLEVKNDDAGDANEQTKETSGSNATGLTSPGPLSPSDKGTILNNDLIEKTDVYLSDEHSFEHNQNADSNGDMSTTAYELEHLTIHEENRPKPSDDNPAVIIPGHLQVSNADFAHLTFGSFVSGTLDAPCSMMPANSDVEVAAVPDNQSGDQCDARIHEFENKETVTPAANEYIASAPDSNAENPDITSAQQSEVGRADSLDVTNNTEYNLSSDYATSSAVQPEPTVQTYLQDNRQMQNISPLSNFMQGNMPNGLLPPAIPPFRELDPAFSLLLTNPPLATMVHGTPQSSVNNATVPSQPQENVNQGGLSNPQLTHSQGSTGIAPGPPLPHHLAALHPYAQGGLPLGYASMIGYPSLPQSYAYLPPAAYQQPYMNSGLFHQGAAAAPNSGVKYPMPQYKSSVPLGSLPQPASMLSNYVGGFGTANGMPQNFALNQSNPSATTAPGFDGAMPSQYKDGNPYMSLQQGENPAMWMHGAGSRGMPPLAANPLYGYQGQQGYQGQQGHQGGLRQGQMPSQYGAALGQSQPGLGPEHRNPSDGNLSAAAAAQANQMWPNGY comes from the exons ATGAGGGGCGGCGGccggggaggagggggcggcgggagggggcagcagcagcaggcccgcggggccgcggcggcgggggacGGGGCGGAGATCCCGCAGGCCTCGCGGAAGCTCGTGCAGGGGCTCAAGGGGATCCTCGCCGACCGCACCGAGGCCGAGATCTACGCCACGCTCCTCGACTGCGCCATGGACCCCGACGTCGCCGTCGAGCGCCTCATCTCCCAAG ATCCCTTCCATGAAGTGAGGAGAAAGCGTAGCAACAAAAAGGAG GTAAAAGCTCCTCAGGAAACAAGGTCTCGCCCCTTCTATAAACCTGCATACCGAGGTTCTAAGGTTGGCTCGGATCGAGGTGGACGTGTTTACTCTGGTCCGGGAG ACTCAACTGCTAGCGCTAAAGGTCCTATCAAGAAGGAAACAGAGTTACTTCCGCCACCAAACACATCAACCTCTGATGCTGTCAAGGATAGCAATCCTATGGAAACAATTTCAGAAGCTGG TAATTTAGCTGATGCGAAGTCTACCAGTTTCCAGCCTCCGCAAGTGCAGCATGGTTGGGGTGGGGTGCCAGGGCGCCCTTCTTTGGCTGAAATAGTGAAGATGGGCAGGCCTCAAGCTAAATCTGGGGCCAGACCGGTTGCAAATAATGCTGCCAAGCCAGTTGGTGGTTCAGTCGCTGCCAATGCAAATCTTAACACAGTTTTGCCGTCAGAAGGGGACCGTGTCACAGCTGAGAAATTACCAAATGGCACTATTCAGTCCCCCTCTGTACCTAAGGAGGACTCTGTTGGCATATTACCTCCAGGACAGGGGTCTGATGTGCCAGAAGGCATTGGTGCTGCTTCCGCAAATGTGAGCGCACCAAGATCATTTACCCTGGAGGTCAAGAATGACGACGCTGGAGATGCCAACGAGCAAACTAAGGAGACAAGTGGAAGCAATGCCACTGGCCTAACATCTCCAGGACCATTATCCCCGTCTGATAAAGGCACGATCTTGAATAATGACTTGATAGAGAAAACAGATGTCTATCTCTCTGATGAACATTCATTTGAACACAACCAAA ATGCAGATTCAAATGGTGATATGTCTACTACAGCGTATGAGTTGGAACACTTGACTATACATGAGGAAAACAGACCAAAACCATCTGATGATAACCCAGCTGTAATAATCCCAGGCCATCTTCAGGTTTCCAATGCAGATTTTGCGCACTTGACATTCGGTAGTTTTGTGTCTGGGACACTTGATGCGCCATGCTCCATGATGCCTGCCAATAGTGACGTGGAGGTCGCAGCAGTTCCTGATAACCAGTCAGGGGACCAATGTGATGCCAG AATCCACGAATTTGAAAACAAGGAGACAGTAACTCCTGCAGCCAACGAGTACATTGCTTCTGCACCAGATAGTAATGCAGAGAATCCTGATATTACATCAGCACAACAGTCTGAAGTGGGAAGAGCTGATTCACTGGATGTTACAAACAACACCGAATACAATTTATCATCTGATTATGCCACGTCAAGTGCAGTACAACCAGAGCCTACCGTGCAGACTTATCTGCAGGACAATCGTCAAATGCAAAACATTTCTCCCCTCTCTAACTTCATG CAAGGAAATATGCCAAATGGCCTATTGCCACCAGCAATACCGCCTTTCCGTGAGTTGGATCCAGCATTCTCGCTGCTGCTTACTAACCCTCCATTGGCTACAATGGTTCATGGTACACCACAATCGTCCGTGAACAATGCAACTGTTCCTTCACAGCCACAAGAG AATGTTAATCAAGGTGGTTTATCCAACCCACAGTTGACCCACTCTCAGGGAAGCACCGGCATTGCTCCAGGTCCTCCTTTGCCTCACCATCTTGCTGCGCTTCATCCTTATGCTCAAGGAGGTCTTCCCCTTGGATATGCAAGCATGATCGGATACCCATCTTTACCGCAAAGCTATGCGTATCTCCCGCCTGCTGCCTATCAGCAACCATACATGAACAGCGGTCTATTCCACCAAGGCGCAGCTGCAGCTCCCAACTCGGGCGTAAAATACCCAATGCCACAATACAAGAGCAGTGTTCCTCTTGGGAGCCTTCCACAGCCAGCCTCGATGCTCTCCAACTACGTTGGAGGTTTCGGGACTGCAAATGGCATGCCTCAAAACTTTGCCCTGAACCAAAGCAATCCGTCGGCAACCACAGCTCCTGGGTTTGATGGAGCAATGCCCTCCCAATACAAGGATGGAAACCCCTACATGTCTCTACAGCAG GGCGAGAACCCTGCAATGTGGATGCATGGAGCTGGTTCGCGAGGAATGCCGCCTCTTGCTGCCAACCCCTTGTATGGCTATCAAGGGCAGCAAGGCTACCAGGGGCAGCAGGGCCATCAGGGCGGCCTTAGGCAGGGGCAGATGCCGTCGCAGTACGGCGCAGCGCTCGGGCAGTCGCAGCCAGGCCTAGGACCTGAACACCGAAACCCCAGCGACGGAAACTtgagtgctgccgccgccgcccaggCTAACCAAATGTGGCCGAATGGCTACTGA